DNA sequence from the Nicotiana tomentosiformis chromosome 3, ASM39032v3, whole genome shotgun sequence genome:
aagctaacgccgattgtttcgcttggttgcatcttgacatgacagggatcccactggaTGTAATCACTCACAAGCTGAGTATGGACCAGAAGTTCCATCCAGTTAAGCAGAAGAGAAGGCCACAATCCGATATCAAACATGCGTTCGTCAAGAATGAGGTATCCAAACCTCATTCTAAAAAGAGATCTatccgggaagttaaatacccgggttggttagctaatgtagtggtcgtacctaaaaaaggaaataaactaaGGATGTGTATGGATTATAAAGATATAAACAAAGCATGCCCGgaggattctttccctttgcctaacatcgatcgaatgatcgacgcgacggccgggcacgagatactcaaTTTTCtcaatgcctactccgggtacaaccaaattcggatggacccggacgATCAAGAAAATAATTCTTTCATAACAAAATTtggcacctactgctataacataATGCTTGTGCCacctatcaatgcctagtaaaccggatgttcaaagaacaaatagggaaatcaatggaagtttatattgacgatatgttggtcaagtccctatgagcagaggaccatttgaaacatttgcagtaaaccttcgacatactaaggaaatactacatgaagctaaacccggagaAGAGCGCATTTGGGGTCAGTTTGGGCGTCGTGGTATCTAAACGGGGGATAGAGATCAACATCgacaaaataaaggccatagagACATCACCGTAGTGGACAACGTCAAGGCGGTTCATCTCGAGGTCATCGGACAAGAGCCAtcgattcttctcactattgaaaaagaagaataatttttcctggactccggaatgccagcaagctttggaggaactcaaacgACACTTGTGGAGCCCCCCTTTGGCGCACACACCAAAGGCAGACGAACAACTGTACCTCTACTTGGTGGTTttcgaggtggcggtaagtggtgtcttagtccgggaggaagaaggtacacaatttcctatttactatgtcaaTAGAACTCTAGGCGATGCCGAAATatggtaccctcacctagaaaagttaGCGCTCTCCTTGCTAAGGAATATCAtacataagcccgagctctcagGACGGCTGGTCAAATGGGCCGTGGAGATtagcaggtatgacatcgagtacTGACCCCGAACTGTCATAAAATCTCatattttggcagacttcgtggccgactttacgtcgGCCTTAATATCCGAGGTCGAAAAGGAATTACTGCTAGCCTCGGGGGCTaattcgggaatctggaccctattcacagacggtgcttccaacgcgaaggggtccgggctcggtATCGTGTTAAAACTACCTGTTGGAAGCATACTTAgacagtctattagaactgtaaaattgactaacaatgaagccgaatatgaagccatgattgcaggtctagaactggctaagagcctcgaggccgaagtgatcgaagccaaatgcgactccctcATCGTTGTAAACCAAGTCAACTGAAtgttcgaagtaaaagaggaaaggatgtggaggtacttggacaaattgcaGGTGACCCTgcaccaattcaaggaatggactatACAACATGTACTccgagatcaaaatagtgaggccgatgcactggcCAACTTAGGGTCGTCTGTCGACTCTGATGAATTTAGCTCGGGGGCagtggtacaactgatgaactcgaTGGTGGAAGAATGtgataactaggggttttagcctattatttgctctcttttgcttaggttttgggtaaaaaatgcgtaaaggtattcccaaaaactaatttaatatgcttgcttgtagggtttggtcaaaatgaggcaaagaagccataatcaactcatgaaggagtcaaacctgcacgaatccaaggctgagactggAGCGCTGAGAGCGGCAGAAAAGCGCGGCCGCGCAAGGACCACCAGTGAGGCGGccactattatgcggtccgcgaaagtagattcagagaagttgctttgagtactaaaatcaccGCTGACCGCATTGGAAAGGCGCGACCACAATCTTTGGCGCGGCCACGAAGGAAATTCCGCTGAGAGCGCATCTTGACGTTCAGAGACCCTGAAAGTCGGGCTTAACTGAAGAACGCGGTCCACGTCCAAATTATGCCGCCGTGATGGAAACACACGCGGGCGCGattgaaattatgcggtccgtgaaACTAAGACTAATAcaagcccagtattgaagaaacgcggaccgcgCTCATTATTACGCGGCCGCAAAAGCTCAAACGCagacgcggtcagaattacgcgtccgcgaattctccgcaggggcatttttgtccgaaaattttagcctagtataaatagatccttttatcaattttaggttaagttttgtttagcagagcacgtgaacggctggtttttccctttttgggcaattttagagtagatttaccttcaaactttagattttcatcttgtactttaatattatggcttatatatcatctttatctttgatttctactgttattatgagtagctagacccccatagctagggttgtgacccaaccctagtgtgggtatttaatggatcttgaattttagggcttaattgtttatgggttagtgatatttagcctaattcatgctaaaattgtagaattagtggttgcaaacactgattcatgcctttatgacttaggctcttcttgagaaagagggactaagcctagaaaaattaggctaacaaggaattagggtgaacttaagagattgatagccccaattaaatggttaaatctagagatagtaataccctacttgagccaatttcacttgtatggtatgaacacccatttgggcttgagaaagccaaatcggggcaaagtcactcaaactaccgagaggtatagagtgagcgcttatgtgtgatggttatatcacgaccccaatcataataagcttgtcctagattcttggtacccattagatactcatctaggcggaagtcacttccctagtgccttttaacacttgaaaactttcaccaacaatattgtacttagcttacactcaacatacaatagtataaaattataataaaatcaatcacaacaatgtttggaagtgcaattaggaacaacacgcacatctagattagttagacaCCCAACTCCAaacaaattaactccctgtggaaatcgatcccggcCTCGTTGGGTAAatctgcatcgaccatcctcgctactctataggGGTGTAGGTTTGGCCTCGATCATGTTTTGGCACCATTGTCGGGGAGTTAGTCGGCATTGTctatctatctaactatttgtttgtcttgtttttctttccttctattttttctaacttttgtgtatcaatcactttaggtaccaaatggctcataatgatgctctcgGACATGCTCTtctgggggaggaggtagatgacaatGGTGAGGATGAGGTTAATCTGGAACCTCAAGTCCAAAGAAGAGGCCGCCAGGCTAATGACAACATTCCAACCCCCCAACCTCCTCCACGGGCAGCATATCGGGTGCTACCCAATGAAggttacgcaagtgcaattgtcccgccccggattcgggcgggcaattttcaaattacaaatgtcatgctGACCTTATTGGAGCAAAGGGGAGTTTTCTCTGGATCTCCTCATCAGAACAcatacaagcatctaaagggttttgtagacacatgctgggggagaAAGCAGACGAACGTGTCGGAGGACGCTCTGAGATTgagacttttcccattttcacttagagggaaagctttggactggctcgagaggctacccaaccactccatacacATGTGGGATGAGTTGGAAGAAAATTTTATAGCCAAGTTTTTCTCACCGGGTCATATGGCAGCATTGGgggatgagatcttagcctttaaacaagaatctaatgaacccctacatgaaatctgggagcgatactagacaatggtcaaggaatgcccaaacaataatatgactgaagcaatgattcagcagacattctataggggcatcaacacgaccaaccagtgtgtggtgaatcagctagctggggaaaattttatgaaaatgccttatgccgatgcttgtgacatacttgatgagatggctgacacatcctcagcttggcagagtcgggcaaatgttcctcagggtgaccctaatgtcatccatcttcacgaggaacttcatgatcacggacaagccatagctGAGTTGACAGCTACTATGAATTAGTTATCAAAGGCCCAGCTTCAGCAAGTTCAAgggacaaagcaagtaaatgccatggaaggggtaAATGTCATGGTCAACAAGAGGAAACAGCGTGGCCAACAAGTGCAGAAtaatcaagatcaatatgagcaaagtggtagtggttacaatcaagacgattcttatgatgatcaaagtgaggaagtgttatatgccaataactaccaaggtcaacggagcaatgctccaaatcaacaatggagatcgtatgggaacaatcaaaattggggcaaccaaggccaagggaattggaacaatggcaacaacaacaactcgaacaattgggggaacaacaatcagaattaaggaacaacaataacaattagggcggcaatggaaaccaatggggttggaataataacaatcaaggcaaccgggggtcgggctttcaaaggcccccgatgtatcaacaacccaacaatccgcctccatattcgtctcaagggcaaagttcctcaaacaatgagatggggcggatagagaatatgttcaaacaaatgatggaaaggAATGCTGACTCTGATGCCCATATAGCCTCCCATACTAcctctattcgcaacttggaagtacaaatgggtcaaatttctcaagcattgaatactcgccctaagggAGCACTACCAAGTAatacggtagtaaacccgaagggtgggaataaTACAGGtcatgctatggcggtgaccacaagaagcAGTAAAGGTAGAGATGCAAGTACCTCTAATCCAAAGAAGATTATGAGTGATGATGTTGTGTTGCAAGAAAATGATGATATTCAAGCCAATGATGAGCATGTGAATAATGAAGTGAGGATCGATATTGATGATAACATGGAGGAGactcaaaatgatgtgaacccgCCTAGGaaacacgtgatagacataccgaaaatggtagtgcctaaagccaagacccctttgccaaggcctcctccaccgtatcctcaaagtcttgcaaagcaaaataataaAAACCAATTTAATAAgtttattgagatgatgaaaagtttgtcaatcaatgtgcccttggtggaagctctcgaacaaatgccgggatatgccaagttcatgaaggacttggtaactaagaatagatctatgaattgtgagaccatcaaaatgactcatcaagtgagtgtcATTGTGCACTCGATGGCTCCAAAGCTTGAAGATCCCAGTGGCTTTAAaattccatgcaccattggtagcgccgattttgcaaaagccttgtgtaatttgggagcaagtattaatttgatgccatattccgtgttcaagacactaggtattgggcaaccaagagctacttccatgagattacaaatagcggatcggacaatgaaaaggccacttggtattattgatgatgttctagtctgggtcgacaagtttattttgcctgttgattttgtgattctcgactgcgaagtcgactatgaggtgcctataatgttggggagacctttcctagcacCAGGGAAGGAattggttgatgtggaagcaggggagcgcaccttccgagtgggcaatGAAAAAGTTGTATTCCACGTGTGTAAATCAATgaggaaaccaaatagcaatgaagttttctcttttgtggatcttgtgacggaggtgatagttgatgacacgagtgccatgatcaatgtggaagaccctttggaagtTGTGTTGTTAAACCATGAGGATAATGAAAAGGAAGGCTTGATTGAATGTGCAAATACGTTACAAGGAATAGGATCCTACTCATATGGGCcccgtaaactttccttggacttggaaaaccgaaagactccaccaacaaagccctcaatcgaggagccaccaacattggagttgaagcctttgccttcacacctcaggtatgaattcttcGGCCCTTCTTCCATATTACCTATTATTCTTTCTGCTTGCCTAACTAACGTACAGGTAGACTCCACCCTTGcagtgcttcaaagaaggaaaagggcaattggatggactttggctgacattcgtggtataagccccgccttttgcatgcacaaaattattctagaggatgatgccaaaccctccgtggaacatcaaagaaggttgaatGAGGCTATGCAAAAGGTCGTCAAGAAGGAAATTATCAAGTAGCTTGATGCAGGGGTTATGTACCCTATTtcggatagttcatggacttcaccggtacaatgtgtgccgaagaagggggtatgactgtggtcacaaatgagaaaaatgagttgatccccactcgtactgtcaccggatggagggtatgtatggactacagaagctgaacaaagtgacctataaagaccactttccattgccctttcttgatcaaatgttagacagacttgccgggcgtgcctactattgctttttggatgggtactcaaggtacaaccagattctcattgcatcggaggaccaagagaaaaccaccttcacatgtccgtatggcacatttgcattctcacggatgtcgtttggtttgtgtaatgcaccggctatctttcagcggtgtatgatagcaatatttacggatatggtggaggacttcctcgaagtgttcatggataattttagtgttgtggggattcatttgaagaatgcttggataatcttgacaaagtgttggcccgatgtaAAGAAACCAACCTAGTGCTTAATTCGAAAAAATGCCAccttatggtcgaggagggcattatcctcggccataagatctcaaagaacggtattgaagtggacaaagcgaatattgaagttatttcaaaactccctcctcctactttcgtcaagggagttaggagctttcttgggcacgcggggttataccgaaggttcatcaaggatttctcaaaagtggtgaaccccttgtgcaagctactagaaaaggatgcaaagtttgtgttcaatgaagattgcatgaaagcttttgagcttctcaagtataaattgacaaccactcccatcattaccgcacccaattggagcttaccatttgagctcatgtgcgatgctagtgacattgcggtaggagcggttttggggcaaagggtcaacaagatattttatctggtctattatgcaaacaaaatgatgaatgatgcccaagtcaattatataGTGAACGAGAAAGCgttattagccattgtcttcaCCATAAATAAGTTCAGGCCATATctcatgggtgccaaagtgattgtgcacaccgatcacgcggcactccgttacttgatgaccaaaaaggactcgaaggctaggttgatgagatgagtTCTTCTGCTTCAAGAGTTTGGCCTTGAAATaattgatagaaaaggaagttataatcaagtggcggaccacttgtcccacTTAGAAGAGGAGGGGAGGTCCCACGACGGCCTCGAAATTAATGATCcgttcccggatgaacaactcctctccgAGTCTTTGAATGGTATCCCTTGGTTTGCCGATGTGGCTAACTCTCTTGTGACTGACATTGTCCCGAGTGAGCTCTCTTCTagccaaaggaagaaactcaaacgggacAGCTTGGATTGTTATTGGGACGAGCCCTATCTCTTcaagatttgcaatgatggtgtgatccggagatgtgtcccagaagaggagcaaatgaatattcttgatgcttgccattcctcgccctacggtggtcatcatggtggggcgagaactacTTCAGAGGTTCTTAGCtgtggattttattggcctaccctgtataaagatgcaagtgagcttgttaagcgttgtgatgaatgccaaagagctggtagaatttccaagaaggatgaaatgcctcttaccactattcttgagatcgATATTTTTGACATGTAGGGCATAGACTTCATGGGGCCTTTTGTGAGTTAGTGTGGTAACACTTACATTCTGGTtgctgttgattatgtttccaagtgggttgaagctgtagctctgcccaacaatgaggcacggagtgtggtggcattcttaaagaaaaatatcttcacaaggtttggcactcctagggcgatcatcagtgatgtgggttctcatttctgcaacaaggccttcgacactttacttttcatgtatggtgtcaatcataaggtgtcaaccccttatcatccCTAGGCTAGTagacaagttgaggtctccaacggggagataaagagcatattatcaaaaactgtcaatgcaaactggacggattggtcaaggaaacttgacgatgctttgtgggcttatagaactgcgtacaagactccaattggtatgtctccgtaccgtatggtatttgggaaagcatggcatcttccggttgagttagagcacaaggccacgtgggcgctcaagaagttaaaccttgaatgggatgtagcagccaatctccgggtagagcaactcaatgaacttgatgaattccggtttcatgcctattccagctcgtccttgtataaggacaagatgaagtacttacatgacaaatatgcccggaacaaagaattcaaggagggtgacttggttcttctattcaactctcggttacgacTGTTTTCGGGAAAtctcaagtcaaaatggagtAGCTCTTTTGAGGTGGTGCACGTGACTCCGTTTGGTGCTCttgacttgaaaaacaaaaatggtgaaatcatcAAAGTTAATGGGAaccgagtgaagcattacctcggcaagtttgattaatttccaatgatgttggtaatatgcgtcgtgccgcgatgttaaatcaggcgcttcttgggaggcaacccatattttttttctttcttttttgattttcttcttagatcaggctttattttgaactaattggttgtgagctttgtgtaggaattgtttGTGCAGTACAAGACTGTTGCTGGAAAAATTTGCCTAAGTGTGGGGAATTACGCGGACCGCGCTCAAAATTTCACGGTAAGCGAGAGCTTTTCGCGGGGGCGCAAATTGTCAGCGGACGCGGACTTGAAAAGTCCAGAATATCAACTCTCTGAAATTGTATTCGCATCCGCATTCGTAATTTTGCGGTCCGCGTTGATCTTACGCGGCCGCGCCCGTTAATCCGCTCTCAAAATTACGCGTCCGCGAATCCTCcgcaagggcatttttgtccgaaaattttagcctagtataaatagatcatgttatcaattttaggttaagttttgtttagCAGAGCACATGAACGGctggtttttccctttttgggcaattttagagttgatttaccttcaaactttagattttcatcttgtactttaattttatggcttatatttcatctttatctttgatttctgttgttattatgagtagctagacccccatagctagggttgtgacccaaccttagtgtgggtatttaatgggtcatgaattttagggcttaattgtttataggttagtgatatttagcctaattcatgctaaaattatagaattagtggttgcaaacactgattcatgcctttatgaattaggctcttcttgagaaagagggactaagcctaggaaaattaggctaacaaggaattgtggtgaactcaagagattgatagccccaattaaagggttaaatctatggatagtaatacccgacttgagccaatttcacttgtattgtatgaacacccatttgggcttgagaaagccaaatcgggaaaagccactcaaactaccgagaggtatagagtgagcgcttatgtgtgatggttatatcacgaccccaatcataacaatcttgtcctagattcttggtacccattagatactcacctaggcggaagtcacttccctagtgccttttaacacttgaaaactttcaccaaaaatattgtacttagcttacactcagcatacaatagtataaaattagaatataatcaatcgcaacaatgtttggaagtgcaattaggaacaacacgcacatctagattagttagacacccaactccaaaccaaatt
Encoded proteins:
- the LOC138908476 gene encoding uncharacterized protein codes for the protein MGRIENMFKQMMERNADSDAHIASHTTSIRNLEVQMGQISQALNTRPKGALPSNTVVNPKGGNNTGHAMAVTTRSSKGRDASTSNPKKIMSDDVVLQENDDIQANDEHVNNEVRIDIDDNMEETQNDVNPPRKHVIDIPKMVVPKAKTPLPRPPPPYPQSLAKQNNKNQFNKFIEMMKIDYEVPIMLGRPFLAPGKELVDVEAGERTFRVGNEKVVFHVCKSMRKPNSNEVFSFVDLVTEVIVDDTSAMINVEDPLEVVLLNHEDNEKEGLIECANTLQGIGSYSYGPRKLSLDLENRKTPPTKPSIEEPPTLELKPLPSHLRYEFFGPSSILPIILSACLTNVQVDSTLAVLQRRKRAIGWTLADIRGISPAFCMHKIILEDDAKPSVEHQRRLNEAMQKVVKKEIIKKGSYNQVADHLSHLEEEGRSHDGLEINDPFPDEQLLSESLNGIPWFADVANSLVTDIVPSELSSSQRKKLKRDSLDCYWDEPYLFKICNDGVIRRCVPEEEQMNILDACHSSPYGGHHGGARTTSEVLSCGFYWPTLYKDASELVKRCDECQRAGRISKKDEMPLTTILEIDIFDM